The genomic stretch AATGTCCAATGGTTAATTGTAACCCTATTATATTAATTTGAATGAATTTTGAGGAGCCTTCGGGCTCCTTTTTTTCTTATAATGGCATTTTTTTTGTTTCCTCTTAGGGCTTTTCTTGATTTTTTTCCCAGTGATGAGTGAACAACAAAAAGATGAAAATGATGAGCTATAAGAATTTTATTTACGGAGCCTTAGGCTTGACCATCGGCGCAACAGTAACCGCTTTTAACTTGCCTGATAAATCTAAAAAGATGAAGGAAGGTGCACCCTCAGAATTACGCATCAGCAACCGCACGGAATATGGTCAGCTCAAGGAGGTCGTAGTTGGCAGGTGGGTACCCAATACTTTTAGGGTCGGTAAGGTAGATGCTTCACTGAAAAATTTTGCCCCCTATCTTTCAGATAAGGCATGGGAGTATTGGGCAAAATGTGAGGATAAGAATATTGCAGAGGTTTTCCCTGAGGATGATAAAAATAACTTCCTTGAACAGGAAAACCTCGTCAAGACACTCGAAAATCTGGGAGTGAAAGTCCGTAGACCTGACCCCATACCTTTCAGTTCAATGATTGCTTCGCAGTGCTATTCAAGAGATCCAATAATTACCATTGGCAACAAAGTGATTTTGGCCAACCTTCGGTCTGAAGCTCGCAGGATGGAAGTAGCAAGTTATGGGCGAATTGCGCAGGATTTAACAGAACAATATCAGGGGGAGGTCGTGCGGATGCCTGCCCTAAAACAGGGCCTCGCCGAGGGCAATGCCTACCTTGAGGGAGGGGATGTTTTCGTGGAAGGGAAGGATATTTACGTCGGTATTTCTGGAAATGCCACCAATGATTTGGGCATTGAATGGTTAAGAGAGACTTTGGGCGATGAATATGTGGTGCATCGTGTGGCCTTGAAACCAAATGTTTTGCACCTCGACTGTGCCATGATGCTGATCAATGATAAGCTCGGGGTGATCTGTGAAGAGGATTTTGAAGATTTTGACGCATTGCCAGCAAGTTTGAAGCGCAGAAAGTGGGTTACTGTAGCACCGGAAGAAGCACAAGTGATGGCCACTAACGGTATCGCTGTCAATCCAGAAACGATCATTATGGTGGATGCCTTCCCTGAAGTTGCCGAACAAATAAGAGCGCATGGTATAGAGGTTATAGCCATTCCTTTTGACAAGGCCAATTACTACGGCGGAGGATTGCGTTGCAGCTATCAACCCATTTCTCGCGAACATTAAATGATGGAATAATGTAGAGCGGGGAGCTTTCAAGCAGGCCAATACCCTCATTAAACAATAACTCGCAGTAATTTTGAGCGTCCTATTGTGGGGGCGTTGACAGATAGAGAGGTAGCGAAAAATTCCTCAATAAATACAATATCACCAACTGAGCGAGCTTGTTCAGTTGGTTTTTTTATGTCCATGCCAAAGTACCTGATCAAAATAGCTTGTTAAAAGCAGTAGCTATGCCAACTATTAGTGAATAAGGATTTTAAGGTGGGCTGGGGTTAAATGTGCTTAAATTCAGAAGGTAATACCGATCAGAATTAAATTCAAAATCCACTGCCGCCTAAAGTGCCGAATATTCTTCCGAAGGTATCGCCCAATTAAGCAGCCGATGCCCAGTAATTGGGAGGAGGTATGAATCGTCGGGGAGAGCACATTTTGCAGTATATTTTTGATCAAGTACTTATTTTCGTATTATTGGAACAACATCAACCATTAACCCACACCAACCACTATGGGCAAGCATTTGCTATGGGAAAATATTAAAAAAGGCGACGCGCATGCTTACCGACAATTATTCGAAAAGCATGTGGCGATTTTGTATAAATACGGCCATAAAATCTGTCAGGAATCTACTGTTGTGGAAGATGCCGTGCAGGAGGTTTTTGTTCGGATCTGGGAGAAGCGGCAACAGCTTGGCGATACGGACAACCCCAAATTTTATTTGATGGTGGCCCTGAAGCGAGAATTGTATCAGCGGATGCGCAGCAATAAGTTTCAGTACCAAGATCCGCAGGAGTCACATTTTGAAGTTGTATTTTCTGTAGAGGAAGAAACCATCTTGGCCGAGCATAAGGAAATCAATTTGGGGAAGCTGAAAAAGGCGATGGAAGTCCTGACACCCCGGCAGAAACAGGTGGTTTACCATCGGTTTTTCTTGGGATTATCCTATGAGGAAACCTCCGAAATTATGGAGATGAATTACCAGTCGGTAAGGAATCTTCAGAGTGGGGCACTCAAGCAACTTAAAAATGAAATGGGAGATATTGGATTGATCCTGACCTTGATCTCTCAAATTTTTTCATAAAATATCAGTACATCAACCAGGTTTTTGCCATTTACAGGTAGAGGCTTTTTTTGATAATAAATATGGCGAACATCGACAAATATATATACGATTCAGATTTTATTGCCTGGGCTTTGGGTGATGATGCGCAAGAGCAAAAGTGGCTTGAGATCATTAAAAATCAGCCTGAGGAGCGTGAGGGTATAGCTGCGGCAAAAGCACTTGTCAGCGCAGGAGTAAAGGTGGACGAACCTGTTCTTTCTCCGCAGGTGGCTAATCGTATGTGGGACAATATTTCCGCAAAAAATAGACAGCTAAAACGGAACAAAAAGCCCCGTTGGCCGATGGCCATTGCTGCGGGATTGGCTTTTTTACTGATGGCTGCAGGCTTGTTCCGTTTTCTGGTGCCACAACAGGAACAGGTGGTAGCTGATGCGGGCCAACAATTTGAATACGTACTGCCCGATGGTTCGGTGGTGGTTTTGAATGCCGTTTCGAGCATCACCTTTACACCGAAATCATGGGAAGATCACCGAACCCTGGACCTGAAGGGAGAGGCTTTTTTCAAAGTGAAAAAAGGGAGCAAGTTTACCGTGCAAACCGCCTATGGGCAAGTGGAAGTTTTGGGAACTTCTTTCAATATAAATGTCCGTGATGAGGATTGGGCAGTGAGTTGTTATACAGGAAAAGTGGAAGTGCGGAGTGCGACAGAAAAAGTCATTTTAACGGCAGGAGAGATGAGTGTGGGGCAGCAGATCCTGCAGAAAAAGCGTTTTGCGGTCAGTAAAAACCAGAAGCCACAATGGAATCAGGGGATTTTTCATTTTGATAATCAACGCTTGCGAGCGGTATTTGCGACTATTGAGCGACAATACGGGGTGAAAATTACGGTCAAAGAAGTGGATTCTTTGAGAAGATTCTCCGGGACGATTTCCAATAAAAATATTGATATGGCGCTTCGGATGGTTTGTGAGCCTATGGATTTAAAGTATAAAATAGAAGGGAAGCATGTCCTTATTCAATAAATTTTTTCTTTTGCTGATTTTGTATTTTTCCATTGTGGGAGCCAAGGCGCAAAATCAGCAAATTCCTTTATCCGATGCCCTCAAACAATTTGCGCACGAACACGATTTATTCATCGCCTTTGACGAAGCGAAAGTAGCAACATTCAAGGTGAACCGGGCCGAACCTCAGGAAAGCGTACAGGAGGTCTTGTTGCGGTGGCTGGCGGATACCCCGCTTGTTTTTGAACAGCTTGAGCCTCGCTCATATATGATTATCAATCGACCGGCGGAGGCTGAGGTAGTGGATATTCCTGTGCCCAAGGTAAAAAAACATGCTGTTTATGGGGCCATCGTGGGCATTGAAAATTTTAAATTACCCTTTGCCGTGATCCGCATAAAAGGAACGGACAAAGGGGTAACTTCTGGGCAGGATGGGCAGTTTCATATCCATGCACAACTGTCGGATACGCTGGTATTCACCTATGTGGGCTATGAACCGATGAATATCGCCGTTCAGGATTTGGCGGCTAAAAACCCGAATGTTGTAAATATGGATCTGAATGTTCGGCAGCTGGATGCGATTCTGATTTCCTCGATGCAGAAAAATCCCGCCATTATTCCACAGGCTGCGGGACGCTACAGTCAGCGGATTAGTCCTATTTCTGCAACGGCCACAGGCAAGCATAATGCCTTTTACGCCTTGCAATTTTTGCCTGGGGTGAATAGCAATGGACTTTCAAGCAACCTACAAGTACGGGGTGGTAGTACGGGGCAAACCAAAATAACCATTGACCGACAGCAGGTATTTTTGCCCGATCATTATTATGGAATTTTCAATGTGATCAATCCCGTAGCGACGCAGGATATTATTTTACACAAAGGAACTTATGATGTTACGCATGGGCAAAGTGTGGCTGGCGTATTGGAGGTTCAAACTAAAAATGATTATTTCAGTCATCAGCAAATTGGTCTTTCTGCACATTTGTTTGGGGTAAATATGGACGTGGCTTTGCCGATAATCAAGGATAAATGGTATGTTTTTGGTGCCTTCCGTCAATCTCATGATGCCTTCACCAATTGGTATATCAATCGGTTTGCCAATGATCAGCCCGAAACGATTGAGATGCCGAAAAAAGGGACAGTTTTTAATCAGCAAGTGAATCCAGAAATTCAGTTTGGTGACCTATATTTAAAGTCTGCTTTGCGGATAAGTGATCGCGCTTTACTTGAGCTGAGTGGGTTAAAAACCTGGGATCGGTACGATCATCAGTTGAATTTACGAAGCAAAAGAAATCGACCGATTCAAGATCGTCCATTTTGGACCATCACGCAGGTTGAAAACCGCTCCTGGGCGAATGAATCCGCAGGCATGGATTATACCCATTGGCTTGGGGACCAGCAACAGCTTGAGGTATTTGCCAATGTTTCTGTGGGAGAAAATCAGGTATTTAAGGATCGGAATTTTAATGATGGTAACACTATAAAAGTCGCCGAGCAGCACGATCAGCAGCTAAAAACTGTTTTTGGCGGCCTTAAGCTGCAACATCATGCTTTTACAGTAGGCTTTGATCTTACCCAATATCAATTGGAGATCAGTAATAAAGATACCATTCATGATCAAACGGTCAAGTTGGCGAACACTTACCTGGCATATCAAAAAAAATGGGAGAAAGTAAGCCTTACAGCGGGCGGTAATTTTCTTTATTATCAGCCTGATGGGTGGTTGTTTTCGCCGAGGGTTCAGCTCAATACCACCAAGCAGGAGGGAACGAATTTTAAATTGGGATTGGGTCGATATTATCAGTTTTTGCATCAAATCACGGATCCCCTGAGTTCTCTTTTTCGTTGGCGCCTGACCACCCCCGAGCAGTTGCCTTCTATGGTATCCGACCAAATCAGTATTGGCCTTCAGCATAGTCGATCACACTTTAGTTTCGATGCCGAATATTATGCCAAGAATAACAAAAACGACCTTTCCGTTTTAGCCCTTCGGACAGATTTAGCCATGCGCTATTTTTTGGCGGATGGGCTTTCGCAGGGGCTCGATACTTATTTCAATTTTCGCCATGAGCCCTGGAATTTTTATATGGCTTATGCCTATAACCATTACCATCTGAATTTTCAGCGGTCGCCTGAAGAAATCCGCAAGAGCCATATTTTACAGAC from Persicobacter psychrovividus encodes the following:
- a CDS encoding sigma-70 family RNA polymerase sigma factor → MGKHLLWENIKKGDAHAYRQLFEKHVAILYKYGHKICQESTVVEDAVQEVFVRIWEKRQQLGDTDNPKFYLMVALKRELYQRMRSNKFQYQDPQESHFEVVFSVEEETILAEHKEINLGKLKKAMEVLTPRQKQVVYHRFFLGLSYEETSEIMEMNYQSVRNLQSGALKQLKNEMGDIGLILTLISQIFS
- a CDS encoding dimethylarginine dimethylaminohydrolase family protein; the encoded protein is MMSYKNFIYGALGLTIGATVTAFNLPDKSKKMKEGAPSELRISNRTEYGQLKEVVVGRWVPNTFRVGKVDASLKNFAPYLSDKAWEYWAKCEDKNIAEVFPEDDKNNFLEQENLVKTLENLGVKVRRPDPIPFSSMIASQCYSRDPIITIGNKVILANLRSEARRMEVASYGRIAQDLTEQYQGEVVRMPALKQGLAEGNAYLEGGDVFVEGKDIYVGISGNATNDLGIEWLRETLGDEYVVHRVALKPNVLHLDCAMMLINDKLGVICEEDFEDFDALPASLKRRKWVTVAPEEAQVMATNGIAVNPETIIMVDAFPEVAEQIRAHGIEVIAIPFDKANYYGGGLRCSYQPISREH
- a CDS encoding FecR family protein; translated protein: MANIDKYIYDSDFIAWALGDDAQEQKWLEIIKNQPEEREGIAAAKALVSAGVKVDEPVLSPQVANRMWDNISAKNRQLKRNKKPRWPMAIAAGLAFLLMAAGLFRFLVPQQEQVVADAGQQFEYVLPDGSVVVLNAVSSITFTPKSWEDHRTLDLKGEAFFKVKKGSKFTVQTAYGQVEVLGTSFNINVRDEDWAVSCYTGKVEVRSATEKVILTAGEMSVGQQILQKKRFAVSKNQKPQWNQGIFHFDNQRLRAVFATIERQYGVKITVKEVDSLRRFSGTISNKNIDMALRMVCEPMDLKYKIEGKHVLIQ
- a CDS encoding TonB-dependent receptor: MSLFNKFFLLLILYFSIVGAKAQNQQIPLSDALKQFAHEHDLFIAFDEAKVATFKVNRAEPQESVQEVLLRWLADTPLVFEQLEPRSYMIINRPAEAEVVDIPVPKVKKHAVYGAIVGIENFKLPFAVIRIKGTDKGVTSGQDGQFHIHAQLSDTLVFTYVGYEPMNIAVQDLAAKNPNVVNMDLNVRQLDAILISSMQKNPAIIPQAAGRYSQRISPISATATGKHNAFYALQFLPGVNSNGLSSNLQVRGGSTGQTKITIDRQQVFLPDHYYGIFNVINPVATQDIILHKGTYDVTHGQSVAGVLEVQTKNDYFSHQQIGLSAHLFGVNMDVALPIIKDKWYVFGAFRQSHDAFTNWYINRFANDQPETIEMPKKGTVFNQQVNPEIQFGDLYLKSALRISDRALLELSGLKTWDRYDHQLNLRSKRNRPIQDRPFWTITQVENRSWANESAGMDYTHWLGDQQQLEVFANVSVGENQVFKDRNFNDGNTIKVAEQHDQQLKTVFGGLKLQHHAFTVGFDLTQYQLEISNKDTIHDQTVKLANTYLAYQKKWEKVSLTAGGNFLYYQPDGWLFSPRVQLNTTKQEGTNFKLGLGRYYQFLHQITDPLSSLFRWRLTTPEQLPSMVSDQISIGLQHSRSHFSFDAEYYAKNNKNDLSVLALRTDLAMRYFLADGLSQGLDTYFNFRHEPWNFYMAYAYNHYHLNFQRSPEEIRKSHILQTALVYTKGNWQLGCTWIGKSIRYDFENFNVEEEVAKREALYNMPFYHRMDLSVAYHLNLGSNQQLEFALNIYDLYHQKNIQERTVDQLPVSAIFNQEFLMTDVTQMGFFPNVSVAWRYRR